The following proteins come from a genomic window of Micromonospora zamorensis:
- a CDS encoding alpha/beta hydrolase, which produces MAARPTRRGLLLAGAGATVLAVGAGWAARDLIRPAPARPVPPDAPTGDERLTSRPSAARGRTVDFYTAVPDGYGDGRGLPVCLVLHGASTTARDFPGLGLGRFLTDAVRRGAAPFVLAGATGDRLSWRPSGRDDPQRMVREELPAWCAERGFDATRLAGWGWSMGGYGSLLLAGTWPGLLRAVAAFSPAVAPGDAVFANVDRLRGTPLALWCGRQDDFLDDVQALERALPEPAARAEYADGRHDFGYWGRMIPSAFDFVAAALAAPARSPGPG; this is translated from the coding sequence ATGGCCGCTCGACCGACCCGGCGTGGTCTCCTGCTCGCGGGGGCAGGGGCAACGGTGCTGGCGGTCGGGGCGGGCTGGGCGGCCCGCGACCTGATCCGGCCCGCGCCGGCACGACCGGTGCCGCCGGACGCGCCGACCGGCGACGAGCGGCTCACCAGCCGTCCGTCCGCCGCGCGTGGTCGTACTGTCGACTTCTACACCGCCGTCCCGGACGGGTACGGCGACGGTCGGGGGTTGCCGGTCTGCCTCGTGCTGCACGGCGCGTCCACCACCGCTCGGGACTTCCCCGGGCTCGGCCTGGGCCGCTTCCTCACCGACGCGGTCCGCCGGGGCGCGGCACCGTTCGTCCTGGCAGGAGCGACCGGCGACCGGCTTTCCTGGCGTCCCTCCGGGCGGGACGACCCGCAACGGATGGTGCGCGAGGAGTTGCCAGCCTGGTGCGCCGAGCGGGGCTTCGACGCCACCCGGTTGGCGGGCTGGGGCTGGTCGATGGGTGGCTACGGCTCGTTGCTGCTCGCCGGGACCTGGCCGGGGTTGCTCCGGGCGGTGGCGGCCTTCTCCCCCGCCGTCGCGCCCGGCGATGCCGTCTTCGCCAACGTCGACCGGCTGCGCGGCACACCGCTGGCCCTCTGGTGCGGTCGGCAGGACGACTTCCTGGACGACGTGCAGGCGCTGGAGCGGGCACTGCCCGAGCCGGCCGCCCGGGCGGAGTACGCCGACGGCCGACACGACTTCGGCTACTGGGGCCGGATGATCCCGAGCGCCTTCGACTTCGTCGCGGCGGCGTTGGCTGCCCCCGCCCGGTCTCCCGGCCCGGGATGA